The following are encoded in a window of Trichocoleus sp. genomic DNA:
- a CDS encoding WecB/TagA/CpsF family glycosyltransferase produces MPELLQESPRRSTVLGLPIHLLKDYPGWLISQLKQQQGVHVVTLNAEMAIQAEKDAALETVIQKAELVIPDGAGVVFYLRLRGKQVSRCPGIELAEALLHKTAALDSGNSVFFYGGSPGVSEAAADRLKQRIPGLSVVGTQHGFISAEERSDLCKKLQQIQPRLILVGLGVPRQEFWIAEHRHLCPDSIWIGVGGSFDIWSGVKTRAPKWLRNNSLEWIYRLYQEPWRWRRMLALPQFALRALLPKG; encoded by the coding sequence CGATCGACTGTATTAGGGTTGCCCATCCACCTGCTGAAAGACTATCCCGGTTGGCTGATTTCGCAGCTAAAACAGCAACAGGGTGTTCATGTTGTCACGCTCAATGCCGAAATGGCAATCCAGGCTGAAAAAGATGCTGCTCTCGAAACTGTGATTCAGAAAGCAGAACTGGTGATTCCAGATGGAGCAGGTGTCGTTTTCTATCTGCGTCTGCGCGGGAAGCAAGTAAGCCGTTGTCCTGGCATTGAACTTGCAGAGGCCCTCCTGCACAAAACCGCTGCCCTTGACTCAGGCAACTCTGTCTTTTTCTACGGGGGTTCCCCTGGTGTCAGTGAAGCCGCTGCCGATCGGCTAAAACAGCGCATCCCTGGACTGTCGGTTGTTGGCACGCAGCATGGTTTTATCTCAGCCGAAGAGCGATCGGATCTCTGCAAAAAACTGCAGCAAATTCAACCTCGCTTGATCCTGGTAGGGCTAGGTGTGCCACGTCAGGAATTTTGGATCGCTGAACATCGCCATCTCTGCCCTGATTCCATCTGGATTGGGGTCGGCGGCAGCTTTGATATCTGGTCAGGCGTTAAAACTCGTGCCCCCAAATGGCTTCGCAACAACTCGCTGGAATGGATTTACCGACTCTATCAAGAACCCTGGCGCTGGCGACGGATGCTGGCTCTGCCTCAGTTTGCCCTGCGTGCCCTGCTGCCAAAAGGGTAA
- a CDS encoding photosystem II high light acclimation radical SAM protein, producing the protein MTLPSQQHLMEDRILYVRLPCNPIFPIGVVYLADHVHKLFPHISQRIFDLGTVPPLDFGSALDRCIDEFKPTLMVFSWRDIQIYAPVGGRGGNPLQNAFEFYYARNPFVKLRGAIGGLRMVTSYLGELWQNQSLIKRGLKRAKQYCPNVRLVVGGGAVSVFYEQLGKMLPRGTIISVGEGESLLEKLLQGQDFSQERCYVAGAEKPRQRLIHEQPAPLEKTACNYDYIAQIWFEFEYYLQDGDFYVGVQTKRGCPHNCCYCIYTVVEGKQVRINPADEVVKEMQQLYDRGIRNFWFTDAQFIPARRYMDDAIELLQKIVDAGMTDVHWAAYIRADNLNPQLCDLMVKTGMNYFEIGITSGSQELVRKMRMGYNLRTVLQNCRDLKAAGFNDLVSINYSFNVIDETFDTIRQTIAYHREIERIFGADKVEPAIFFIGLQPHTHLEDYAFKHDILKPGYDPLAIHLPWVAKKLLWNPEPLGSFFGQVCLEAWKRNPNDFGREVMDILEEKLGVAPLEEALSAPIESKPQLIGV; encoded by the coding sequence ATGACCCTGCCCTCTCAACAGCACCTCATGGAAGACCGAATTCTTTACGTTCGACTGCCGTGCAATCCCATTTTCCCGATCGGGGTGGTTTATCTTGCCGATCATGTTCATAAGCTGTTTCCCCACATTTCACAGCGAATTTTTGATCTGGGCACTGTGCCACCGTTAGATTTTGGCTCTGCACTCGATCGCTGCATTGATGAGTTCAAACCAACTCTCATGGTTTTCTCCTGGCGAGATATTCAGATCTATGCACCTGTAGGAGGACGAGGCGGCAATCCACTTCAAAATGCCTTTGAGTTCTACTATGCCCGCAACCCTTTTGTGAAACTGCGAGGGGCGATCGGCGGCCTGCGGATGGTGACTTCTTATCTGGGTGAACTCTGGCAGAATCAAAGCTTGATCAAGCGGGGGCTGAAACGAGCCAAGCAATATTGCCCGAACGTCAGATTGGTGGTGGGCGGTGGTGCAGTCAGCGTTTTCTATGAGCAGTTGGGTAAGATGCTGCCGCGGGGAACGATTATTTCAGTGGGAGAAGGCGAGTCACTGCTGGAGAAACTGCTCCAAGGTCAAGATTTTTCCCAGGAGCGGTGTTATGTGGCAGGCGCAGAAAAGCCTCGGCAGCGCCTCATTCATGAACAGCCTGCCCCGCTTGAAAAAACAGCCTGCAATTACGACTACATTGCTCAGATCTGGTTTGAGTTTGAGTATTACCTGCAAGATGGCGACTTCTATGTGGGAGTGCAAACCAAACGAGGTTGCCCCCATAACTGCTGCTACTGCATCTATACCGTTGTAGAAGGCAAACAGGTTCGCATCAATCCGGCTGATGAAGTGGTGAAAGAGATGCAGCAGCTCTACGATCGCGGCATTCGCAACTTCTGGTTTACCGATGCTCAGTTTATTCCGGCTCGGCGTTACATGGACGATGCGATCGAGCTATTGCAGAAGATAGTGGATGCAGGCATGACTGATGTTCATTGGGCAGCATACATTCGTGCAGATAACTTGAATCCGCAGCTCTGCGATTTGATGGTGAAAACCGGGATGAACTATTTTGAGATCGGCATTACCAGCGGTTCTCAAGAACTGGTTCGCAAAATGCGAATGGGCTATAACCTGCGGACAGTGCTGCAAAATTGCCGTGATCTAAAAGCAGCCGGATTTAATGATCTGGTTTCGATCAACTATTCTTTCAATGTGATTGACGAGACGTTTGACACGATTCGCCAGACGATCGCCTATCACCGCGAGATAGAGCGCATTTTTGGTGCGGATAAAGTTGAGCCTGCCATCTTCTTTATTGGGTTACAGCCACACACCCATCTAGAAGACTATGCGTTCAAGCATGACATTCTGAAGCCGGGCTACGATCCACTAGCAATTCATCTGCCCTGGGTTGCCAAAAAGCTACTCTGGAATCCTGAACCGCTCGGCTCATTCTTTGGGCAAGTTTGCCTGGAAGCCTGGAAGCGCAACCCCAATGACTTTGGGCGTGAGGTGATGGATATTCTGGAAGAGAAGCTTGGTGTGGCTCCACTGGAAGAAGCTTTGAGTGCGCCGATCGAATCGAAACCGCAGTTAATTGGGGTTTGA
- a CDS encoding DUF1830 domain-containing protein, with protein sequence MAQIFDPLPSDAGNPLLCCYVNATSKIQIVRITNIPNWYFERVIFPGQRLVFEAMPDAQLEIHTGAMASAILADIIPCDRLRVESELNSVLEVPLSTEPPESEQIRQESSTVTLATAVSVE encoded by the coding sequence ATGGCGCAAATCTTTGATCCTCTTCCATCTGACGCTGGGAATCCGTTGCTCTGCTGCTACGTCAACGCCACCAGTAAGATCCAGATTGTTCGCATCACCAATATCCCAAACTGGTATTTTGAGCGGGTTATTTTTCCGGGACAGCGGCTTGTATTTGAAGCAATGCCCGATGCCCAGCTCGAAATCCACACGGGGGCAATGGCAAGTGCAATTCTGGCAGACATTATTCCTTGCGATCGATTGCGCGTTGAGTCAGAGTTGAATTCGGTCTTGGAAGTGCCACTCTCGACGGAGCCACCCGAATCCGAACAAATCAGGCAAGAATCGAGCACAGTAACCCTTGCAACTGCTGTATCTGTTGAGTAA
- a CDS encoding tRNA (cytidine(34)-2'-O)-methyltransferase, translating into MPQVVLVHPQIPPNTGNIARTCAATGTPLHLVGPLGFEISDRYLKRAGLDYWPYVDLHYHPSLKDFIASYQQQTGRWIGFSKSGSSNYAALQYRADDWLLFGCETLGLPAEVLDACHETAYIPMAQPMVRSLNLSVSVAIGLFEARRQLGYLNTP; encoded by the coding sequence ATGCCCCAGGTTGTTTTAGTTCACCCGCAGATTCCCCCCAACACAGGAAACATTGCCCGTACTTGTGCAGCAACAGGTACACCGCTCCATCTTGTTGGTCCGCTGGGATTTGAAATTAGCGATCGCTATTTGAAACGTGCAGGTCTGGATTACTGGCCCTATGTTGATTTGCACTATCATCCGTCCCTTAAAGACTTTATCGCTTCTTACCAACAGCAAACAGGACGCTGGATTGGCTTTAGCAAGTCAGGCTCATCCAACTATGCTGCTCTACAATACCGAGCAGACGACTGGTTGCTATTTGGCTGTGAAACCCTTGGATTGCCTGCCGAAGTTCTAGATGCCTGTCACGAAACGGCTTATATTCCTATGGCTCAGCCAATGGTTCGTAGTCTCAATCTTTCAGTCAGTGTTGCGATCGGGCTGTTTGAAGCTCGGCGACAACTCGGATACCTCAACACGCCCTAG
- a CDS encoding peptidoglycan DD-metalloendopeptidase family protein, which translates to MKRAYLRKVKPVSNKLCSASDLVGQPEQELKGVRRKARTSAAMVGLALSMGATGFLLPRQNDGASAAEPKGAEAAVSSASEATILPTSVGEASIATVSPEKAQLLEYTVRHGDTLQHIAEKYQVALAEITKANNLTATSILRVGQLIKVPKNDFSVSLAENNATAKAERDQSLDQLRLQREKLRDRLVGLRSEQTTAQAQSQNQPSAPNIITELPPEASQSVAQKQDSVVLPLRSSDANDTSSVQVPGVQSSASQLVATNSLPEPDWIRANQSLLNQPPAPSPVASPSTDTLALRSTSLPVTQPTPLAEPARVDQNLINAAANSSEFVAYRINLGDTIADIARAHNVSPSVLVSANHLSDPNIIFVGQVLQVPASQAETVAPAPKVASISTISTSSVAEPSIASVPVTIPMQSSEVVTVPTVPTASAQPVSTVLPQQVAVAPSIAVPTVPEVVPVIQPGLQAAPSVPAVGGTNPYVQSLLSEVRTLRQQYSQNGQRTANAQPTAVSVSAVAPITPAANPAPTVAASSAASRAVVMNPQFQQRNENAAQVSSSAANSEAQSNLVAVAPIGSENYEPLLQPIAGRMVSPDLPPLPGADNFLPSSRGVFNGYIWPAKGQLSSGYGWRWGRMHRGIDIAADVGTPIYAAADGVVESAGWNSGGYGNMIDIRHADGSVTRYAHLNRILIQDGQHLKQGQQIAEMGSTGYSTGPHLHFEVHSAQGTVNPISYLPGR; encoded by the coding sequence TTGAAGCGAGCATATTTGCGGAAGGTCAAGCCTGTCTCCAACAAGCTTTGTTCAGCTAGTGATCTAGTGGGACAGCCAGAACAAGAATTGAAAGGGGTCAGACGTAAGGCACGCACTTCTGCTGCCATGGTTGGTTTAGCACTTTCAATGGGTGCTACGGGTTTTCTTCTGCCCCGCCAGAATGATGGAGCGTCGGCAGCCGAACCCAAGGGAGCTGAGGCAGCAGTTTCCTCGGCTTCTGAGGCGACTATCCTCCCTACTTCAGTTGGAGAAGCGTCAATCGCGACAGTCTCTCCGGAAAAAGCGCAACTGCTCGAATATACAGTTCGCCACGGAGATACCCTTCAGCACATTGCTGAAAAATACCAGGTAGCGCTGGCAGAAATCACCAAGGCAAACAATCTGACTGCTACATCAATTTTGAGAGTAGGTCAGCTGATTAAAGTTCCGAAAAATGATTTTTCGGTTTCCCTGGCTGAAAACAATGCGACGGCGAAAGCAGAACGAGATCAATCACTCGATCAACTGCGCCTCCAGCGAGAGAAGTTACGCGATCGTTTAGTTGGGCTGCGTTCAGAACAGACTACAGCGCAAGCTCAATCTCAAAATCAGCCATCTGCTCCAAATATCATTACTGAGCTGCCACCAGAGGCTAGTCAATCTGTTGCCCAGAAACAGGATTCAGTCGTACTGCCCCTTCGTTCATCTGACGCTAACGATACATCATCTGTCCAGGTTCCTGGAGTTCAGTCATCTGCCTCTCAACTCGTTGCGACAAACTCTTTGCCTGAGCCTGATTGGATTCGAGCAAACCAGTCGCTTTTGAATCAGCCTCCTGCTCCGTCACCTGTTGCATCTCCATCTACGGATACGCTGGCGCTGCGTTCTACGAGCCTCCCAGTTACACAACCAACGCCCTTGGCTGAGCCTGCTCGAGTTGATCAGAACCTGATAAATGCAGCAGCCAATTCTTCAGAATTTGTTGCTTATCGCATTAATCTTGGTGACACGATCGCTGACATTGCACGAGCACACAATGTCTCTCCATCCGTCCTGGTTTCCGCAAACCACTTGAGCGATCCGAATATCATTTTTGTTGGTCAAGTGCTTCAGGTTCCCGCAAGTCAAGCAGAAACCGTTGCACCAGCTCCCAAAGTTGCTTCGATCAGTACGATATCGACCAGTTCTGTCGCTGAGCCCTCGATCGCCTCTGTTCCAGTTACGATTCCGATGCAGTCCTCAGAAGTTGTGACAGTTCCAACGGTTCCAACTGCATCTGCTCAACCTGTTTCTACTGTTCTACCTCAGCAAGTTGCGGTGGCCCCTTCGATTGCTGTACCTACGGTTCCTGAAGTGGTGCCAGTAATTCAGCCAGGACTGCAAGCGGCTCCATCAGTGCCTGCTGTGGGTGGCACAAATCCTTATGTCCAGAGTCTCCTGTCTGAAGTACGGACATTAAGACAGCAGTACAGCCAAAACGGGCAACGGACAGCGAACGCTCAACCTACAGCAGTTTCGGTGAGTGCTGTTGCTCCCATCACTCCCGCCGCAAATCCGGCTCCGACCGTTGCTGCTTCGAGTGCTGCTTCAAGGGCAGTTGTCATGAACCCACAGTTCCAGCAACGTAACGAGAATGCAGCACAAGTCTCAAGTTCGGCGGCTAATTCAGAAGCACAGTCGAATCTTGTCGCCGTTGCTCCGATCGGTTCTGAGAACTATGAGCCACTCCTTCAACCGATAGCAGGACGGATGGTTTCCCCCGACTTACCGCCACTTCCCGGCGCTGATAATTTCCTACCCAGCAGTCGCGGTGTTTTCAATGGCTATATCTGGCCCGCTAAAGGACAGCTTTCCTCTGGATACGGCTGGCGTTGGGGCAGAATGCATCGGGGCATTGATATTGCTGCCGATGTTGGTACACCCATTTATGCAGCAGCGGATGGTGTAGTTGAATCTGCAGGCTGGAACTCGGGCGGTTATGGCAATATGATCGATATTCGCCATGCTGATGGTAGTGTTACTCGCTACGCTCACCTGAACCGCATTCTGATTCAAGACGGTCAGCACCTTAAGCAAGGACAGCAGATTGCTGAAATGGGCAGCACTGGCTACAGCACAGGTCCGCACCTGCATTTTGAGGTTCATTCAGCTCAAGGAACGGTTAATCCGATCTCCTATCTGCCTGGACGGTAG